In the Geobacter sp. FeAm09 genome, one interval contains:
- a CDS encoding penicillin-binding protein 1A: MDRKAPTSASAKGRGILPALALFAVTLGIVGLLGATGYVFYLMARLPRVDRLADYKPPIVSQVFGDDGSLVGEFYLERRIVVPVEKMPRKLIQAFVAAEDSSFYQHKGIDYLGIVRAAFKNLLSMRKKEGASTITQQVTKSMLLTPEKKFSRKIKEAILAKRMEEKLSKDEILYLYLNQIYLGGGAYGVQVAAETYFGKNVDQLNLAEMAMLAGLPKAPNAYSPIKHLDKARERQAYVLDRMVKEGYITTAEAEHAKKTPIEIRSMKKVNNEQSAYFLEHLRIQLEEKYGEDQLYKGGLKIYTTMNAEMQRAAYESLRNGLKAVDKRQGFRGPTRYLGETEVEGFCAKVEEGIDSATLKTGETYQGVVVGFAPEKGEAIVRVGDRKGVLTRKNMAWAGRVGTIDSYGKPEKGNKSLTLGSVIEVSVVSPEINREGAQFALDQTPEVQAALVSIDPRTGAVKAMVGGYDFRKSQFNRAIQARRNAGSAFKPIIYAAALDKGLTPATIIEDAEVEYPDGAGGTWKPKNYDNTFRGPVTMREALTYSINIVSVKIMEQIGAQYAADYARKLGFTSQIPANLALALGAASVSPFELTEAYSVFANKGQLIPQYFVTKVTDNEGTVLQENQPPAAVPVVSPETSYVITNLMQSVVASGTGSRAIIGRPVAGKTGTTNEGKDAWFVGYIPQLVTGVWVGYDQERSLGSGGSGGQAAAPIWAEFMRKATSGLPVMDFEAPEDVTFVLINPRTGKLAKEGTPGAVMECFVKGSEPTGYDGEGGAATRPPSAEKEE, translated from the coding sequence ATGGACAGGAAGGCACCCACATCCGCATCCGCCAAAGGCAGGGGGATTTTACCGGCCCTGGCGTTGTTTGCCGTTACGCTGGGCATTGTAGGACTGCTCGGAGCAACGGGGTATGTTTTTTATCTCATGGCGCGTCTGCCGCGGGTGGACCGTCTGGCGGACTATAAGCCGCCCATTGTTTCCCAGGTCTTTGGCGACGACGGCAGCCTGGTGGGGGAATTCTATCTGGAGCGGCGCATCGTGGTGCCGGTGGAGAAGATGCCGCGCAAGCTGATCCAGGCCTTCGTGGCGGCCGAAGACTCCAGTTTCTACCAGCACAAGGGGATTGATTACCTGGGGATTGTACGGGCTGCCTTCAAAAACCTGCTCTCCATGCGCAAGAAGGAAGGGGCCTCGACCATCACCCAGCAGGTGACCAAGTCCATGCTGCTGACCCCGGAAAAGAAGTTCTCCCGCAAGATCAAGGAGGCCATCCTGGCCAAGCGCATGGAGGAAAAGCTCTCCAAGGACGAGATCCTCTACCTGTACCTGAACCAGATCTACCTGGGGGGCGGGGCCTACGGCGTCCAGGTGGCGGCAGAGACCTATTTCGGTAAAAACGTCGATCAACTCAACCTGGCCGAGATGGCCATGCTGGCCGGGCTTCCCAAGGCGCCCAACGCCTATTCCCCCATCAAACACCTGGACAAGGCCCGGGAGCGGCAGGCCTACGTCCTGGACCGGATGGTAAAGGAGGGGTACATCACGACCGCCGAGGCCGAACACGCCAAGAAGACGCCGATCGAGATCCGCTCCATGAAGAAGGTGAACAACGAGCAGTCGGCCTATTTTCTGGAACACCTGCGCATCCAGCTCGAGGAGAAGTACGGCGAGGATCAGCTCTACAAGGGCGGGCTGAAGATCTACACCACCATGAACGCCGAGATGCAGCGGGCGGCTTACGAAAGCCTGAGGAACGGCCTCAAGGCGGTGGACAAGCGCCAGGGATTCCGGGGACCGACCCGGTATCTCGGCGAAACCGAGGTGGAGGGGTTTTGCGCCAAGGTGGAGGAGGGGATCGATTCCGCTACCCTCAAGACCGGGGAGACCTATCAGGGGGTCGTGGTGGGATTCGCCCCGGAGAAGGGTGAGGCCATCGTCAGGGTCGGGGACCGCAAGGGGGTCCTGACCCGGAAGAATATGGCCTGGGCCGGCAGGGTGGGGACGATCGACAGCTACGGTAAGCCGGAGAAGGGGAACAAAAGCCTCACCCTCGGCTCGGTGATCGAGGTGTCGGTGGTATCGCCGGAGATTAACAGGGAGGGGGCCCAGTTCGCCCTCGACCAGACCCCCGAGGTGCAGGCGGCACTGGTTTCCATCGATCCCCGCACCGGGGCGGTCAAGGCCATGGTGGGCGGTTACGACTTCCGCAAGAGCCAGTTCAACCGGGCCATCCAGGCCCGGCGCAACGCCGGTTCGGCCTTCAAGCCGATTATCTACGCCGCGGCTCTCGACAAGGGACTGACCCCGGCCACCATCATCGAGGACGCCGAAGTGGAATACCCGGACGGCGCCGGCGGGACCTGGAAACCGAAGAACTACGACAATACCTTCCGTGGGCCGGTCACCATGCGCGAGGCGTTGACCTACTCCATCAACATCGTCAGCGTCAAGATCATGGAACAGATCGGCGCCCAGTATGCCGCCGACTACGCCAGAAAGCTCGGTTTCACCTCCCAGATCCCGGCCAATCTGGCCCTGGCCCTGGGGGCCGCGTCCGTATCCCCCTTCGAGCTGACCGAAGCCTACTCAGTCTTTGCCAACAAGGGACAGTTGATCCCCCAGTATTTCGTCACCAAGGTCACGGACAACGAGGGGACCGTCCTGCAGGAAAATCAGCCGCCGGCCGCTGTTCCGGTTGTTTCGCCGGAAACCTCCTACGTCATCACCAACCTGATGCAGAGCGTCGTTGCCAGCGGCACCGGTTCCCGCGCCATCATCGGGCGCCCCGTAGCCGGCAAGACCGGCACCACGAACGAAGGCAAGGATGCCTGGTTCGTCGGCTACATCCCCCAACTGGTGACCGGCGTGTGGGTGGGGTACGACCAGGAGCGTTCCCTGGGGAGCGGCGGGTCGGGCGGTCAGGCGGCTGCGCCGATCTGGGCCGAATTCATGAGGAAGGCGACATCGGGCTTACCGGTCATGGACTTCGAGGCCCCGGAGGATGTCACCTTTGTGCTGATCAATCCCCGTACCGGCAAGCTGGCCAAGGAAGGGACACCGGGGGCGGTCATGGAATGCTTTGTCAAGGGAAGCGAACCGACCGGCTATGACGGCGAAGGTGGTGCCGCCACCCGTCCGCCCTCTGCGGAAAAAGAGGAGTAA
- a CDS encoding L,D-transpeptidase family protein — protein sequence MKLPLPFRISVMGAARLAPLAALLLLPPGAWADTRQDALRAVSHLRASGFGQQMPDEMTSVDATLSLAEQHYRMHERDKAERYYLLTIQKVRVIQETLPLAPPPEAAGNIPPQKASAAPPETVPAEPVPAPAPEQRTASQDIPVPPQAAPSHEEFTSAKVVGSASVYTVVKGDTLRLVAAKLGVSRQHLIATNRLEAKAVLKAGQKLKYNNRKIIPQRMREGIVVNIPDRTLYYFRQGKLVTSLPVAVGTGKKSDKFDWQTPVGKFRVTGKQKDPTWHVPVSIRSEMEEEGKEVITSIPPGPGNPLGRYAIKTSIPGILIHSTIKPWSIYGFASHGCIRVSPLQMEGFFNEVRVNTPGEIIYKPVKVAVTEQGRILLEVHQDVYKKGVKPDVEAWNLIRKYRLAERIDRDKVEAVIRQRSGIAEDISL from the coding sequence ATGAAACTTCCTTTACCTTTCCGCATCTCCGTTATGGGCGCTGCGCGTCTTGCACCCCTTGCCGCACTTTTACTGTTACCCCCCGGCGCCTGGGCCGACACCCGTCAGGACGCTCTCCGGGCCGTCTCTCACCTGCGCGCATCCGGCTTCGGCCAGCAGATGCCCGACGAGATGACGAGCGTGGATGCCACCCTCTCCCTGGCCGAGCAGCATTACCGGATGCACGAGCGTGACAAGGCCGAGCGCTATTATCTGCTTACCATTCAGAAGGTACGGGTCATCCAGGAGACGTTGCCCCTGGCCCCGCCACCCGAGGCAGCCGGAAACATTCCGCCCCAGAAGGCATCTGCCGCCCCCCCCGAAACGGTACCGGCCGAACCTGTGCCCGCCCCTGCCCCGGAACAAAGGACCGCCAGCCAGGATATCCCCGTTCCCCCGCAGGCTGCCCCGTCCCACGAGGAGTTCACATCGGCCAAGGTCGTGGGAAGTGCCAGCGTCTATACCGTCGTCAAGGGAGATACCCTGCGACTGGTAGCGGCAAAACTGGGGGTCAGCCGCCAGCACCTCATAGCGACCAACAGACTGGAGGCCAAGGCGGTCCTCAAAGCCGGCCAGAAACTGAAGTACAACAACCGGAAGATCATCCCCCAGCGGATGAGGGAAGGCATCGTGGTCAACATCCCCGACCGCACCCTGTACTATTTCCGCCAGGGGAAGTTGGTAACCTCGCTCCCGGTAGCGGTCGGCACGGGGAAGAAGAGCGACAAATTCGACTGGCAGACGCCGGTCGGCAAATTCAGGGTAACGGGGAAGCAGAAAGACCCTACCTGGCACGTTCCCGTTTCCATCCGCTCGGAGATGGAGGAAGAGGGGAAGGAGGTCATCACCAGCATCCCCCCCGGCCCCGGCAACCCCCTGGGGAGGTATGCCATCAAGACCTCAATCCCGGGGATACTGATTCACAGCACCATCAAGCCATGGTCCATCTACGGCTTTGCCAGCCACGGCTGCATCAGGGTCTCGCCGCTCCAGATGGAAGGGTTCTTCAACGAGGTCCGGGTCAACACCCCGGGGGAGATCATCTACAAGCCGGTGAAGGTGGCCGTGACCGAACAGGGGAGGATTCTCCTGGAGGTCCACCAGGATGTGTACAAGAAGGGGGTGAAGCCGGATGTGGAGGCATGGAACCTCATCAGGAAGTACCGGCTGGCGGAGCGTATCGACCGGGACAAGGTGGAGGCGGTGATCAGGCAGCGTTCAGGTATTGCGGAGGATATCTCGCTGTAG
- a CDS encoding low specificity L-threonine aldolase, whose protein sequence is MPSDDQHTSQPIFNQFASDNYAGICPEAWRAMEEANHGFVSSYGDDCWTERACESIRRLFETDCQVFFVFNGTAANSLALASLCRSYHSVVCHDMAHIETDECGAPEFFSNGTKIMHTPGTNGKLDLHAVELAITRRSDIHYPKPRVLSMAQSTELGTVYTPGEIRAACDLAHSHGLRVHMDGARFANAVATLGVTPAETSWQAGVDVLCLGGAKNGMAIGEAVVFFDRGLAEEFEYRCKQAGQLASKMRFISAPWIGMLESGAWLRNAANANRQARLLADELAKIPGVNLMYPCEANAVFTEMSEQATTALRAAGWHFYSFIGTGGARFMCSWLTTEQDVRNLVSAVRQTCGER, encoded by the coding sequence ATGCCATCGGACGACCAGCATACCTCGCAACCGATCTTCAACCAATTCGCCAGCGACAACTACGCAGGCATCTGCCCGGAAGCATGGCGCGCCATGGAGGAGGCCAACCACGGCTTTGTCTCGTCCTATGGAGATGACTGCTGGACCGAACGCGCCTGCGAGAGCATCCGCCGCCTGTTCGAGACCGACTGCCAGGTCTTTTTCGTCTTCAACGGCACGGCGGCCAATTCATTGGCACTGGCCTCGCTGTGCCGCTCCTACCATAGCGTTGTCTGCCACGACATGGCCCACATCGAGACCGACGAGTGCGGCGCCCCGGAGTTCTTTTCCAACGGCACGAAGATCATGCACACGCCCGGCACCAACGGCAAGCTGGATCTGCATGCGGTGGAACTCGCCATCACCCGGCGCAGCGACATCCACTACCCCAAGCCGCGGGTCTTGAGCATGGCCCAATCCACGGAACTGGGGACCGTCTATACCCCCGGCGAGATCCGCGCCGCCTGCGACCTGGCCCACTCCCACGGCCTGCGGGTGCATATGGACGGGGCGCGCTTTGCCAACGCCGTGGCAACCCTGGGGGTAACGCCGGCGGAAACGAGTTGGCAGGCCGGTGTGGATGTGCTCTGCCTGGGCGGGGCCAAGAACGGCATGGCTATCGGCGAGGCGGTGGTCTTCTTCGACCGTGGGTTGGCCGAGGAGTTCGAGTACCGTTGCAAGCAGGCGGGGCAACTGGCCTCCAAGATGCGCTTCATCTCCGCGCCCTGGATCGGGATGCTGGAGAGCGGTGCCTGGCTGCGCAATGCAGCAAACGCCAACCGCCAGGCCCGGCTTCTGGCCGACGAACTGGCCAAGATCCCCGGGGTAAATCTGATGTACCCCTGCGAGGCCAACGCGGTCTTCACGGAGATGTCGGAACAGGCCACTACGGCGCTGCGCGCAGCCGGCTGGCACTTTTATTCTTTCATCGGCACCGGCGGCGCCCGCTTCATGTGCTCATGGCTGACCACGGAGCAGGATGTACGAAATTTGGTGTCAGCGGTCCGGCAAACGTGTGGGGAACGGTAA
- a CDS encoding L,D-transpeptidase: MRPSRMRLSHKIVLVFLFTSLLVGFTVLRTPSETSEPGASPADKAMEDLSRVEYPSLKAIKWHPHFIQPNQTLETLFGNDWTWVARFNRIDRRHVYPGMTIKVPDNMADIRGYTPLPRFYEPARRHDKYILVDLTEQWLGGYEHGKLVISVPAATGRAEAPTPTGQFRISARDQNHTSSLYKTQDDSEQYPMDNAMRFHIDEKSVGYWIHARDLPGRPASHGCIGLYDEAMQKRVFGFPDKPVLLDSEKVYAWAVGEADYEDDSGNLEELEDAPEVEVRGELPRYLPQSPFRR, translated from the coding sequence ATGCGTCCCAGCCGAATGCGGCTTTCCCACAAAATAGTGCTGGTATTCCTGTTTACCTCCCTGCTGGTAGGATTCACCGTGTTGCGTACCCCGTCAGAAACCAGCGAACCGGGCGCTTCGCCGGCGGACAAGGCGATGGAGGACCTTTCCCGGGTGGAGTACCCCAGCCTCAAGGCCATCAAATGGCACCCCCATTTCATTCAGCCGAACCAGACCCTGGAAACGCTCTTCGGCAACGACTGGACCTGGGTTGCGCGTTTCAACCGCATCGACCGGCGTCACGTGTACCCCGGCATGACGATCAAGGTGCCGGACAACATGGCCGATATCCGCGGCTATACGCCGCTGCCGCGTTTCTACGAACCGGCCCGGCGCCACGACAAGTATATCCTGGTGGACCTCACTGAGCAGTGGCTGGGGGGGTATGAGCACGGCAAACTGGTCATATCCGTTCCCGCCGCCACCGGCAGGGCCGAAGCGCCGACCCCCACGGGGCAGTTCCGCATCAGCGCCCGGGATCAGAACCATACGTCATCCCTCTACAAAACCCAGGACGATTCGGAGCAGTATCCCATGGACAACGCCATGCGCTTCCATATCGACGAGAAGAGCGTCGGCTACTGGATCCATGCCCGGGATCTGCCGGGCCGCCCCGCCTCCCACGGTTGTATCGGGCTCTATGACGAGGCGATGCAGAAGCGGGTTTTCGGGTTCCCGGACAAGCCGGTGTTGCTGGATTCGGAAAAGGTGTATGCCTGGGCCGTGGGGGAGGCGGATTACGAGGACGATAGCGGGAACCTGGAGGAGTTGGAAGATGCTCCGGAGGTCGAGGTCCGCGGGGAGTTGCCGCGGTATCTGCCCCAGAGTCCGTTCCGGCGGTAA
- the hemB gene encoding porphobilinogen synthase, producing the protein MFFPQFRARRIRGSEIFRRMVRETSLSVNDLIYPMFSAFGNGPRKEISSMPGIYQQSIADIVAEAREVYALGIPAVILFGIPETKDAVGSDAYSDTGIIQETIRALKKEVPGLAVITDVCMCEYTDHGHCGVIKDGDVDNDATLELLAKEALSHVKAGADMVAPSDMMDGRVAAIREILDDNGFDGIPIMSYAVKYASGYYGPFREAADSTPQFGDRRSYQMDPANRLEALREAASDIEEGADIIMVKPGLPYLDILRDLRNDYNLPLAVYNVSGEYSMIKAAALNGWIDEERVVMETMLGFKRAGADIIITYHAKDVARWLKQR; encoded by the coding sequence ATGTTTTTCCCCCAGTTCAGGGCACGCAGGATTCGCGGCAGCGAGATATTCCGCCGGATGGTCCGCGAGACGAGCCTGTCGGTGAACGATTTGATTTACCCGATGTTTTCGGCATTCGGCAACGGGCCACGCAAGGAGATTTCCTCCATGCCGGGCATCTACCAGCAGTCCATCGCGGATATCGTTGCGGAGGCCCGGGAGGTGTACGCCTTGGGCATCCCGGCGGTGATTCTCTTCGGGATCCCGGAGACAAAGGATGCGGTGGGAAGCGACGCCTACTCGGATACGGGCATCATTCAGGAGACGATTCGGGCGTTGAAGAAGGAAGTGCCGGGGCTGGCGGTCATCACCGATGTGTGCATGTGCGAATACACCGACCACGGCCATTGCGGCGTCATCAAGGACGGCGACGTGGACAACGACGCCACCCTGGAACTCCTGGCCAAGGAAGCGCTTTCCCATGTCAAGGCGGGCGCGGACATGGTGGCCCCCTCGGACATGATGGACGGCAGGGTTGCGGCCATTCGCGAGATCCTGGACGACAACGGTTTCGACGGCATCCCGATCATGAGCTATGCGGTGAAGTACGCCTCGGGGTATTACGGCCCCTTCCGGGAGGCGGCAGACTCCACCCCTCAGTTCGGCGACCGCCGCTCCTACCAGATGGACCCGGCCAACCGCCTCGAGGCGCTGCGCGAGGCGGCGTCGGACATCGAGGAGGGGGCCGACATCATCATGGTCAAGCCGGGCCTCCCCTACCTGGATATCCTCCGGGACCTGCGCAACGACTACAACCTGCCCCTGGCGGTGTACAACGTCTCCGGGGAGTACAGCATGATAAAGGCCGCCGCCCTGAACGGCTGGATCGACGAAGAGCGGGTCGTCATGGAAACCATGCTCGGCTTCAAACGCGCCGGCGCCGACATCATCATCACCTACCACGCCAAGGATGTGGCCCGCTGGCTGAAGCAGCGGTAA
- a CDS encoding OmpA family protein, which translates to MMRKRLALIVAGSIAAMATAASAGNKEGTFSLSPVIGGYTYDGVQHLETSPVYGARAGYNFTKAFGVEALFDYAHTEGTKSTKKYDMYRYGGELLYHFFPDNTLVPYVAAGYAGLNFNDNKPQGAFDYGAGLKYFLTDNFALRGDVRHIIYKSGGVNSTTDNNVEYTVGAYIPFGGTAPVVKPVEAPAAPAPAPAPAPEPPKAVEPAPAPAPAPVAPTSTLAVAPAAVTKGEPATLSWTSRNATACDIQPGIGAVPPQGSMSITPADNTDYTLTCNGEGGSVTSAAKIAVTAPVVVPKPVAKLCSPTTLEIQFDTAKSDIKPKYHDELKKVGDFLKENPGAKGVIEGHTDNVGGLKMNMDLSQRRAESVRAYIIKNFGIAAERISAKGYGPTKPVASNKNAAGKQKNRRIDANFTCNGQ; encoded by the coding sequence ATGATGAGGAAAAGACTCGCATTGATCGTGGCCGGTTCCATCGCAGCGATGGCAACGGCTGCGTCGGCCGGAAACAAGGAGGGGACGTTCTCCCTCTCCCCCGTGATCGGCGGCTATACGTATGACGGGGTACAGCATCTTGAAACCAGCCCGGTGTACGGCGCCCGGGCCGGCTACAATTTCACCAAGGCGTTCGGCGTGGAGGCGCTCTTCGATTACGCCCATACCGAGGGGACCAAATCGACGAAGAAATACGACATGTACCGTTACGGCGGCGAACTGCTGTACCACTTCTTCCCGGACAACACCCTCGTTCCTTACGTGGCAGCGGGTTACGCGGGGCTCAACTTCAACGACAACAAGCCCCAGGGGGCCTTTGACTACGGTGCCGGCCTGAAATACTTCCTGACCGACAACTTCGCGCTGCGGGGCGATGTCCGCCATATCATCTACAAGTCCGGCGGCGTCAACAGCACGACCGACAACAACGTCGAATACACGGTCGGCGCCTATATCCCCTTTGGCGGGACGGCACCGGTCGTCAAACCGGTCGAGGCCCCGGCAGCACCTGCGCCGGCTCCTGCTCCGGCGCCCGAGCCTCCCAAGGCGGTGGAGCCTGCGCCGGCTCCCGCTCCGGCACCTGTCGCCCCTACGAGCACCTTGGCGGTTGCCCCAGCAGCCGTCACCAAGGGAGAGCCCGCCACCCTGAGCTGGACCTCCCGCAATGCCACGGCCTGCGATATCCAGCCCGGCATCGGGGCGGTTCCGCCCCAGGGTTCCATGAGCATCACGCCTGCCGATAACACCGACTACACCCTGACCTGCAACGGCGAAGGGGGCAGCGTCACGAGCGCGGCCAAGATCGCGGTCACTGCGCCGGTGGTGGTGCCCAAACCGGTTGCCAAGCTGTGCAGCCCCACCACCCTGGAGATTCAGTTCGACACGGCCAAGTCCGACATCAAGCCCAAGTATCACGACGAGCTGAAAAAGGTGGGGGATTTCCTCAAGGAAAACCCTGGTGCCAAGGGTGTCATCGAAGGGCATACCGACAACGTAGGTGGCCTGAAGATGAACATGGATCTCTCCCAGCGCCGCGCCGAGAGCGTACGGGCGTACATCATCAAGAACTTCGGCATCGCCGCGGAGCGGATCAGTGCCAAGGGGTACGGCCCCACCAAGCCGGTCGCCAGCAATAAGAACGCCGCCGGCAAGCAGAAGAACCGCCGCATCGACGCCAACTTCACCTGCAACGGCCAGTAA
- the larA gene encoding nickel-dependent lactate racemase, translating to MDLKYGSTSFPLQLPPERLAGIIEPAIPPTAHPPEETVSAALDACEPTLAGFEPGDRVVIITSDITRYTGSEIYLPLLVERLNRRGIPDRTIEILIALGIHRKQSAHEHEKILGSLHGRIKVSDHDCDDPAGLVVVGKTSAGIEVSINRRAVEADRLILTGVIGFHYFAGFGGGRKAVLPGIASRQACMASHFCVLNPQPGSGKNPLATTGNLEGNPVHQAMVEACAMVEPDLLLNTVLSPDKRIIAAFAGQWREAHERGCRFYREQFSYPVAARADLVVVSCGGFPKDINLIQAHKAMEYASQALKPGGVMILLAECRDGFGNATFFDWFRHRTLDRFEAALRERYEINGQTAYSLLQKAQRFTIILVSRLPDRQVEEMGLVPAPSLAAAMEKAEALLPSPWRALVMPEGGSVLPVAPF from the coding sequence GTGGATCTCAAGTACGGTTCAACCTCGTTCCCGCTCCAACTCCCGCCGGAGCGCCTGGCCGGCATCATCGAACCGGCCATCCCCCCGACAGCCCACCCCCCCGAAGAGACCGTCTCCGCGGCGCTCGACGCCTGCGAGCCCACGCTTGCGGGCTTTGAGCCGGGGGACCGGGTCGTCATCATCACGTCCGACATCACCCGCTATACCGGCAGCGAGATCTATCTCCCCCTGCTGGTGGAACGGCTCAACCGCCGGGGGATACCGGACCGCACCATCGAGATCCTCATCGCCCTCGGCATCCATCGCAAGCAGAGCGCCCATGAGCACGAAAAGATTCTGGGATCCCTCCATGGCCGCATCAAGGTCAGCGACCACGACTGCGACGACCCCGCCGGCCTGGTCGTGGTGGGAAAAACCTCTGCCGGCATCGAGGTCAGTATCAACCGCCGGGCCGTGGAGGCCGACCGGCTCATCCTTACCGGGGTGATCGGCTTCCATTACTTCGCGGGGTTCGGCGGGGGGCGCAAGGCGGTCCTGCCCGGCATCGCCAGCCGCCAGGCCTGCATGGCGAGCCACTTCTGCGTGCTCAACCCCCAGCCGGGCAGCGGCAAGAACCCGCTGGCGACCACCGGCAACCTGGAGGGGAACCCGGTGCACCAGGCCATGGTCGAGGCCTGTGCCATGGTCGAACCGGACCTGCTCCTCAACACGGTCCTCTCCCCGGACAAGCGCATCATTGCCGCCTTTGCCGGGCAGTGGCGCGAAGCCCACGAACGCGGCTGCCGCTTTTATCGGGAGCAGTTTTCCTACCCGGTGGCGGCCAGGGCCGATCTGGTCGTGGTTTCCTGCGGTGGCTTCCCCAAGGACATCAACCTCATCCAGGCTCACAAAGCCATGGAGTACGCCTCCCAGGCTCTCAAGCCGGGTGGGGTGATGATCCTCCTGGCCGAATGCCGGGACGGTTTCGGCAATGCCACGTTCTTCGACTGGTTCCGCCATCGTACCCTGGACCGGTTCGAGGCCGCCCTGCGGGAACGGTACGAGATCAACGGCCAGACCGCCTATTCCCTGCTGCAGAAGGCGCAGCGTTTCACCATCATCCTGGTGTCCCGGCTTCCCGACCGCCAGGTTGAGGAGATGGGCCTGGTGCCCGCCCCCTCGCTGGCGGCGGCCATGGAAAAGGCCGAAGCCCTGCTGCCGTCCCCATGGCGCGCCCTGGTCATGCCCGAGGGGGGGAGCGTGCTCCCGGTGGCACCATTCTGA
- a CDS encoding YtxH domain-containing protein — MSNNNDNAAAAVIAFVSGAVIGAAAALLLTPKPGREVREKLTDLGESAAEKMRRLAREAKFKVSPKAKNGDFQYDGGDAWI; from the coding sequence ATGTCAAACAACAACGATAATGCCGCAGCAGCCGTCATAGCCTTTGTCTCCGGCGCCGTCATCGGCGCTGCCGCCGCGCTTCTCCTCACCCCGAAACCGGGCCGCGAGGTGCGGGAGAAACTGACCGACCTGGGGGAAAGCGCTGCCGAGAAGATGCGCCGCCTCGCCCGGGAGGCGAAATTCAAGGTTTCGCCCAAGGCAAAGAACGGGGACTTCCAGTACGACGGCGGCGACGCCTGGATCTGA
- a CDS encoding cobalamin B12-binding domain-containing protein translates to MASRTLRVLVGKPGLDGHDRGAKIIARAFRDAGFEVIYTGLHQTPEQIVSAAIQEDVDCVGLSILSGAHNTLLPRVCQLFKEKNADDIKVFGGGVIPEDDIPGLKAAGICEIFTPGTSTDDIVSWVKDNVIPRA, encoded by the coding sequence ATGGCTTCAAGAACATTACGCGTGCTTGTGGGCAAACCGGGGCTGGACGGTCACGACCGGGGGGCGAAGATCATCGCCCGCGCCTTCCGCGACGCCGGTTTCGAGGTCATCTACACCGGCCTGCACCAGACGCCGGAGCAGATCGTCTCGGCCGCCATCCAGGAGGACGTGGACTGCGTCGGCCTGTCGATCCTGTCCGGCGCCCACAATACCCTGCTCCCCCGCGTTTGCCAGCTCTTCAAGGAAAAAAACGCCGACGACATCAAGGTCTTCGGCGGCGGGGTCATCCCCGAGGACGACATCCCGGGCCTCAAGGCGGCCGGCATCTGCGAAATCTTCACCCCCGGCACCTCCACGGACGACATCGTCTCCTGGGTGAAGGACAACGTGATACCGCGGGCATAA
- a CDS encoding SDR family oxidoreductase, translated as MKLENRTILVTGANRGIGKALVEALLKQPVGKIYAAARKTEELPAFGDSRVVPLKLDITDLDLVRKAAALAQDVDLLINNAGVATFSSVVSAEPAALKHDLEVNYLGTLNVVRSFAPALEKRGGGAIANVLSVLGLASMSAVGGYSASKAALFSATQAMRGELKAKGISVHAIFPGPIDTDMSRDFDMPKTSARETAENIIKGILADHEDIFPDPMSAQVGELWVKDPKGLERQFSAM; from the coding sequence ATGAAGCTCGAAAACAGAACCATTCTGGTAACCGGAGCCAATAGAGGCATCGGCAAGGCCCTTGTTGAAGCGCTGCTCAAGCAGCCGGTCGGAAAAATCTATGCAGCGGCCCGCAAGACTGAAGAACTCCCGGCATTTGGCGACAGCCGCGTGGTACCGCTGAAACTGGACATCACCGACCTGGATCTCGTCAGAAAGGCGGCCGCCCTGGCGCAGGATGTGGACCTGCTCATCAACAACGCCGGTGTTGCCACCTTCTCGTCCGTGGTTTCCGCCGAGCCGGCCGCGCTGAAACACGATCTTGAGGTGAATTATCTGGGCACGCTCAACGTGGTGCGTTCCTTTGCGCCGGCGCTGGAGAAGCGGGGCGGCGGCGCCATCGCCAATGTCCTCTCCGTTCTCGGCCTCGCCAGCATGTCCGCCGTAGGCGGCTATAGTGCTTCAAAGGCGGCGCTCTTTTCCGCAACGCAGGCGATGCGTGGGGAGTTGAAGGCCAAGGGCATCTCCGTCCACGCTATCTTCCCCGGCCCGATAGATACCGACATGTCCCGCGATTTTGACATGCCGAAAACCAGCGCCCGGGAAACGGCGGAAAACATCATCAAAGGCATCCTGGCGGATCATGAGGATATCTTTCCCGATCCCATGTCCGCGCAGGTAGGCGAATTGTGGGTGAAGGACCCGAAAGGACTCGAACGACAGTTCTCGGCCATGTAG